In Candidatus Cloacimonadota bacterium, the genomic stretch AGAGATCTCTTTAGAAGAAAATATCTGGATCATTGCTTATGGAAATTCTTTCAGCAGACAGAAAATAAAAAAAGGAATGAAAGCAAAGATTTTCTGTACGAATGGTGAGAAAATCCAGGGAAAAATTGAAACTGTTTCTCCGGTTATGAAAAAGGTCAAAGCTCTTACCCCAACCTTTGAAACAGCAAATACATACACGGAGATAAAAATTATTTTTGTTGATCCAATCGAAGCGAAAAATAGCATCACTTCTGGTGAAAGACTGTTTGTCAGGATATATTTTTGATTCTATTACAAAACTTGCCAAATTTTAAAAATTTGGCAAGTTTGCAGCACAGAATTATATTCCGTGAAAAATGTACCCCAAACATTCTGTCTGCTTCTCGTCCCCAGATTTCATTTGGGAATTGATTTGTTTGAAAAATTTTATTTTGAACGAAACATACTAATAAAATATTGAATAACTCATCCTAACCTTCTCTTAAAAAGAGGAGTAAATATAAGGATTTTTTATTGTAACACAGAATTGCATTCTGTAAAAAAAAATAATAGAGTACATTTTAGTTACTTGTTCCCAAACTCCTGTTTGGGAACACTCAAGAAACTCTGTTTCAAAACAATTACTAACTTACAAAACAGAGTTTTAGTCATCCCTTATTCCCAAACAGGAGTTTGGGAACGAGTTTAAATTCTATCTTAAAAATAATAAACATTGGAGAATATTCTATGAGCAAATTAATGATCAGTGTTTCCGGAATTCGCGGAATTTTCGGAGAAACTTTAACACCGGAAATTGCCATGAAATTCGCAGCCCATTTCGGCAATTTTTCAGGTAAGGGGAAAATAATTGTCGGCAGAGATTCCAGAACTACGGGACCGGCAATGTTCCATGCTATCGTTTCAGGCTTGATAAGCGTCGGTTGTGAGGTTGTCGATATTGGTGTTGTTCCGACTCCGACAGTTCTTCTTGCAGTTGAAGAATCGGATGCAAAAGGTGGAATTTCTATTACTGCTTCGCATAATCCGGCAGAATGGAATGCCATGAAACTGGTAGGAGAAAACGGAATGTTCCTTTTTCCGGAAAGGGCAAAAGATTTTATCGCTTCCCTTGATAAATCTGTAAAATATGAGAGTTGGAAAAACATCGGCAAATTAACTTCCGATCAAACTGCAATCGACAAGCACATCGAGAAAATTCTGAAAATCTCATATCTCGATATTGAAAAGATCAGAGAACGCAAGTTCAGAGTCGTTGTCGATGCTGTCAATGGAGCCGGAGGTGTGATCATTCCCGAACTTCTGCGAAAACTCGGTTGTGAAGTGATCGAACTGAATTGCGAACCGACCGGAATTTTTGCTCACACTCCCGAACCTTTGAATAAGAATCTCGGTCAGCTTGAACAGGCAGTTAAAGAACATCGAGCAGATATTGGATTTGCTACTGATCCTGATGTGGACAGGCTTTCTATTGTTTCGGAAAAAGGAAAATGCATCGGAGAGGAACTTTCCCTGCTGCTTGCTGAAAAATATGTCCTTTCCAGGAAAAAAGGAGATATTGTCTGCAATCTCTCATCTTCCATGGCTTCGGAAGATATTGCTGAAGAATTCGGAGTAAAAGTTATTCGCACCAGAGTGGGGGAGATCAATGTCGGGAAAAAAATGAAAGAGATAAAAAGTCCGATCGGGGGAGAAGGAAATGGTGGTATTATCTGCCCGGAAGTTCATTACACGCGGGACGCTCCGGTTGGAATTGCTCTCATTCTCGGTTACCTTTCAGAACAAAGCAAGTCCATTTCCGAACTGGCAGACAAAATACCGAAATATTATTTTGCCAAA encodes the following:
- the glmM gene encoding phosphoglucosamine mutase, with translation MSKLMISVSGIRGIFGETLTPEIAMKFAAHFGNFSGKGKIIVGRDSRTTGPAMFHAIVSGLISVGCEVVDIGVVPTPTVLLAVEESDAKGGISITASHNPAEWNAMKLVGENGMFLFPERAKDFIASLDKSVKYESWKNIGKLTSDQTAIDKHIEKILKISYLDIEKIRERKFRVVVDAVNGAGGVIIPELLRKLGCEVIELNCEPTGIFAHTPEPLNKNLGQLEQAVKEHRADIGFATDPDVDRLSIVSEKGKCIGEELSLLLAEKYVLSRKKGDIVCNLSSSMASEDIAEEFGVKVIRTRVGEINVGKKMKEIKSPIGGEGNGGIICPEVHYTRDAPVGIALILGYLSEQSKSISELADKIPKYYFAKDKLKVEPEKLDSIVEKVPIIFRDFKLDKTDGIKVLGDKFWIHIRKSGTEPIIRVYVESETSERSRQICEETIRKLMR
- a CDS encoding HlyD family secretion protein is translated as KKMFSENVSLVAENHLLNLQELKSKLNELENEAAELNVTAPISGTISEINCELGESVGKGKNIVEISLEENIWIIAYGNSFSRQKIKKGMKAKIFCTNGEKIQGKIETVSPVMKKVKALTPTFETANTYTEIKIIFVDPIEAKNSITSGERLFVRIYF